Proteins found in one Miscanthus floridulus cultivar M001 chromosome 4, ASM1932011v1, whole genome shotgun sequence genomic segment:
- the LOC136549065 gene encoding uncharacterized protein, translated as MAMGLLVLFEPSASRGACCIRDSRVNSRYLSGADHRCITLSLPTPGGAVSPSPVFSDLGGRRLPAPVCSSGVRSSGARYVGRRPSLPSLRILHRPVSTPRLIFRYSRTAYVRLQTARRRSARPASAAAAREFAGRCGGPHNAACFCGLRGSPRSAGAAYLASRPPAERPPGLLPHPRRPHHRQGPGRSRHLRRRRLPPDPVPAPAPPQGPRVLPPHQGAPARPRPRHRKRREETVWRVVRAITHHIRDSIDARTILRTTMLQLAAALGLSCPWFPLRILLPRLAAQTGGCFLCLSSLGSRASLRDAAAPLDYLAGLQRGFM; from the exons ATGGCAATG GGCCTGCTTGTTTTGTTCGAGCCCAGCGCGAGCAGAGGTGCTTGTTGTATTCGAGACTCGAGAGTGAATTCCAGATACCTGTCAGGGGCTGATCACCGCTGCATAACCCTATCTCTTCCTACCCCCGGCGGCGCGGTCTCCCCATCCCCGGTGTTCTCCGATTTGGGGGGACGTCGCTTGCCCGCTCCGGTCTGCTCCTCTGGAGTGCGGTCCAGCGGAGCCCGCTACGTCGGCCGCCGTCCGTCTCTTCCCAGCCTCCGGATCCTCCACCGTCCGGTGAGCACGCCTCGACTGATTTTTAGGTACTCACGGACAGCATATGTACGGTTGCAAACGGCGCGGCGGCGATCAGCCCGCCCCGCGTCCGCAGCAGCCGCGAGGGAATTTGCGGGCAGATGCGGCGGCCCGCATAACGCCGCTTGCTTTTGCGGGCTTCGCGGCAGCCCGCGTAGCGCCGGCGCCGCATACCTCGCGAGTCGCCCACCTGCTGAACGTCCGCCCGGGCTCCTGCCGCATCCTCGTCGCCCTCACCACCGCCAAGGTCCTGGGCGCTCtcgccacctccgccgccgccgactccCTCCCGATCCTGTTCCCGCGCCTGCTCCGCCTCAAGGTCCGCGAGTCCTTCCTCCGCACCAAGGGGCGCCAGCTCGGCCGCGACCTCGCCACCGTAAGCGCCGCGAGGAGACCGTCTGGCGCGTCGTCCGCGCCATCACGCACCACATCCGCGACTCCATCGACGCGCGCACCATCCTCCGCACCACCATGCTCCAGCTCGCCGCCGCCCTCGGCCTCAGTTGCCCGTGGTTTCCCCTCCGCATTCTTCTGCCCAGGCTAGCTGCACAAACAGGAGGCTGCTTTCTCTGTTTGTCCTCCCTTGGCAGTCGCGCCTCCTTGCGGGACGCCGCGGCGCCGTTGGACTATCTCGCGGGTTTGCAGCGCGGGTTTATGTGA